The stretch of DNA GAGCGCCACCTTGTCGAGTTTGGTGACGCCGTCCACGAGGTGCGCCACCTCGGGACCGAAGTCGGACTCGAGCTGATCGAGCGAGTAGCCGGTGTCCTCGACCGTGTCGTGCAGCAGCGCGGCGACGAGGGTCGTGGTGTCCATTCCGAGGTCGGCGAGGATGGTCGCGACCGCGAGCGGATGCGTGATGTACGGGTCTCCGGACTTGCGCATCTGACCGGTGTGGTGGGCGTCGGCCACGTCGTAAGCCTGTTGGAGGACGGCGACGTCGGCTTTCGGGTAGACGTCTCGATGCAGGGCGACCAGCGGTTCGAGGACTTGCGCGACACCGCCGCGCGGCGCGGACGTCATGCGGCGCGCCAGACGCGCGCGCACCCGCCGGGAACTCAGAGGTGCAGCGGTCTCGTCACTGCGGCGCGCGGCATCGGGTTCGCTCATGGTGCGAGTCTAAGCCCCGATCGAGGAGTGACCCACATCACCCGTCACAGAGGTTGTGCACGCGCAGCGAACCGCCGCCCGCCGCCTCGACCCGCGTGCGTCCCGGAAAGCCCTCCAGTTCCATCACCACGGCCACATCGCGCACCGACGCACCCATTCGCATCAGGAGTTCCACACTGGCGCACAGGGTTCCACCCGTCGCGAGGACGTCGTCGACGACGGCGACACGGCGACCGGCGAACTCGATGCCCGATGCGGGCACCTCCAGCCGCGCCGAGCCGTACTCGAGGTCGTAATCGACGCCGACGACCGGCGGCGGCAGCTTTCCGCCCTTGCGGACGGCGACGACGCCGATGCCCAGCCGGTGCGCGATCGCGCCGCCGAGCAGGAAGCCGCGGGCGTCGATGCCGGCGATCAGATCCGCGCCCGCACAGACGTCGGCGAGCGCCTCGGTGACCGCGGCGAGCCCGTCGGCGGCGGCGAGGACCGGCGTCAGATCTTTGAACGCGACGCCCGGTTCCGGGAAGTCCGGCACCAGCCGGGCGTGTCGCTCGATCGCCGTCCGGGCACGCGCCAGGCGCACGGCCGTCTCCTCGGCCACTCCGACCGTCATCCGGTCACTCCCCATCGATCCATGTTCCATCCCGTTCCCGAGCGCCCGAGTCCGGGCACCATCCGTTGCACCGCGTCGGTGGCCTCTCGGCCTCGCACGGTGCCGTACAGCGGGATCGTCGGCAGCCGATCCCAGGTCTGCGTGTCGATCGTCCGCAACAGCGGCAGTCGAGCGCTGTCGCTCGCCGTCGCGGACAGGTCGGTCACCGCGGCGCCCACCGACTCGCTCCGGAAACCGGAGAGGTTCAGCGGATCGCCCGGATAGAACGCGTAGATCGCGGGCACCCCGCTGGCCGTGCCCGACGCGGCGAACGTGTCACCGGACATCAGGACCGCGTCCGCGGTCTTGCCGAGCTGGGACACCGAGAAGTCGGGCGTCGCGACGTCGCGCACGGTGATCCCTGCGCCGACACACGCGTCGGCGATCGTCGTGACCACCGCCGCCGCAGTCGGCGACCCCTTC from Gordonia humi encodes:
- a CDS encoding adenine phosphoribosyltransferase; this encodes MTVGVAEETAVRLARARTAIERHARLVPDFPEPGVAFKDLTPVLAAADGLAAVTEALADVCAGADLIAGIDARGFLLGGAIAHRLGIGVVAVRKGGKLPPPVVGVDYDLEYGSARLEVPASGIEFAGRRVAVVDDVLATGGTLCASVELLMRMGASVRDVAVVMELEGFPGRTRVEAAGGGSLRVHNLCDG